One window from the genome of Chrysiogenia bacterium encodes:
- a CDS encoding molybdenum cofactor guanylyltransferase: MPGKPATLILCGGASSRMGSDKAFIEIGGKELIERVIAVAREISDEVILVAPDAQRLAHLGLPVLAEEAPGQGPLEAMRVGLDAISAPAAFVLACDLPGLSAPPFEKMRTLLGEQTDAVVPREGERDHPLCALYQKRCDKVFETSLKNGERAVHRALASLQVSHPTGEDLGAPEGFFDNLNTPEDVARISK; encoded by the coding sequence GTGCCCGGCAAACCCGCAACGCTCATCCTCTGCGGCGGCGCAAGCAGCCGCATGGGGAGTGACAAGGCTTTCATTGAAATCGGCGGCAAGGAGCTCATCGAGCGGGTGATTGCCGTCGCCCGAGAGATTTCCGACGAAGTGATCCTCGTTGCCCCCGACGCGCAGCGCTTGGCCCACCTGGGCCTGCCCGTCCTGGCCGAGGAAGCGCCGGGGCAGGGGCCGCTCGAAGCCATGCGGGTAGGCCTCGATGCCATCAGCGCGCCCGCGGCCTTCGTGCTGGCCTGCGACCTGCCCGGTCTTAGCGCGCCGCCGTTCGAGAAGATGCGTACGCTTCTGGGAGAGCAGACCGACGCCGTTGTTCCGCGCGAAGGCGAACGCGATCACCCGCTGTGCGCGCTCTACCAAAAGCGCTGCGACAAGGTATTCGAAACCTCCCTCAAGAACGGCGAGCGCGCCGTGCACCGGGCGCTCGCGTCCCTGCAGGTCTCGCATCCCACGGGCGAGGACCTTGGCGCGCCGGAGGGATTCTTCGACAACCTCAACACGCCCGAAGATGTCGCCAGAATCAGCAAATAG
- a CDS encoding GNAT family N-acetyltransferase, with amino-acid sequence MPVVDLIAESDRELVADLLGEGHAAEKLASGMHIGTSVPATEETLNWLAATCPDGAFGLYDEGRLKGICYAHVQGREGWLGPFSVFENEQGKGYGAMLLQKAIAHVLNKSVTTVGMEGPASPQILGFLGKVGFSPSAVVATLEVPVSSLPEQMDFWVDAYSAKSEEERKELNHQLTAFVEQATRGADYRHLIEATQYTNAGETLIFYEEKEIVAMAIAHKGPYYMNEHDDSIHIHSLVCHVKKNVGRLDQLITAIGAYARVQEKKYLRIRILSEDDTNYQYLLSRGFRVVETRQQFTLEGCPWQRAAGYVVFANWQF; translated from the coding sequence ATGCCGGTTGTTGATTTGATTGCAGAGTCCGACCGTGAGCTCGTTGCCGATTTGCTCGGCGAGGGCCACGCGGCCGAAAAGCTCGCATCCGGAATGCACATCGGCACGAGCGTGCCGGCCACCGAAGAGACACTCAACTGGCTGGCCGCCACTTGTCCGGACGGGGCCTTCGGCCTCTACGACGAGGGCCGGCTCAAGGGGATCTGCTACGCCCACGTGCAGGGGCGCGAGGGCTGGCTTGGGCCTTTCTCGGTTTTCGAGAACGAGCAGGGCAAGGGCTACGGAGCGATGCTGCTTCAGAAGGCTATCGCCCACGTGCTCAACAAGAGCGTGACCACCGTGGGGATGGAAGGTCCCGCCTCCCCCCAGATTCTGGGCTTCCTCGGCAAGGTCGGTTTCTCCCCGTCCGCCGTTGTTGCGACGCTCGAAGTGCCCGTCAGCTCGCTGCCCGAGCAGATGGACTTCTGGGTGGACGCCTATTCGGCCAAGAGCGAGGAAGAGCGCAAGGAGCTCAATCACCAGCTCACCGCCTTTGTGGAGCAGGCCACCCGCGGGGCCGACTACCGCCACCTCATCGAAGCGACCCAGTATACCAATGCCGGCGAGACGCTCATCTTCTATGAAGAAAAAGAGATCGTCGCCATGGCCATCGCCCACAAGGGCCCTTACTACATGAACGAGCACGACGACTCGATTCATATCCACTCGCTGGTCTGCCACGTCAAAAAGAACGTCGGCCGTCTCGACCAGCTCATCACCGCCATCGGTGCCTACGCGCGGGTGCAGGAGAAGAAATACCTGCGCATCCGCATCCTCAGCGAAGACGATACGAACTATCAGTATCTGCTCTCGCGCGGCTTTCGCGTGGTGGAAACCCGCCAGCAGTTCACCCTGGAGGGCTGCCCCTGGCAGCGCGCCGCCGGTTACGTGGTCTTTGCCAACTGGCAGTTCTGA
- a CDS encoding DUF4124 domain-containing protein — MKTREELTWGHSPRSFKGLALAGLLALGLLLVSPVSPARAGKIYKYRDSNGQTHFVDDLRKIPTKYRDQVEKRPARSTRPAAPAAEEAGEGQGEEGAAAGGSGEKSGVAPKEGVDLTGLPPDIDPATVVGRDPETGRFLLDPGRPERLKAEQERAEELNKQQKLGQADKDGHDRAWWRQRIASCRAEAKNLREQHKAASAAYVGSQKFGMPEEARRVEELNERAKAKEAECARIPEDARAAGAPVGWVR; from the coding sequence ATGAAGACGCGCGAAGAATTGACATGGGGGCACAGTCCCCGATCTTTCAAGGGCCTTGCACTTGCCGGCTTGCTGGCACTCGGCCTGCTCCTTGTGAGTCCGGTAAGTCCGGCGCGGGCGGGGAAGATCTACAAGTATCGCGACAGCAACGGACAGACGCATTTTGTCGATGATCTTCGCAAGATCCCGACCAAGTATCGCGACCAGGTGGAAAAGCGCCCCGCGCGCAGCACCCGCCCGGCGGCGCCGGCTGCCGAAGAAGCCGGCGAGGGACAGGGTGAAGAGGGCGCGGCTGCCGGTGGCAGCGGCGAGAAATCGGGCGTGGCTCCCAAGGAAGGCGTGGACCTGACCGGACTTCCGCCCGACATCGACCCGGCCACGGTTGTCGGGCGCGATCCCGAAACCGGTCGCTTCCTTCTGGATCCGGGCCGCCCCGAGCGACTCAAGGCCGAGCAGGAGCGTGCCGAGGAACTCAACAAGCAGCAGAAGCTCGGCCAGGCCGACAAGGACGGGCACGACCGGGCCTGGTGGCGCCAGCGCATCGCGAGCTGCCGCGCCGAGGCGAAGAACCTGCGCGAGCAGCACAAGGCCGCCAGCGCCGCCTACGTGGGCAGCCAGAAATTCGGCATGCCCGAAGAGGCCAGGCGCGTCGAGGAACTCAATGAGCGCGCCAAGGCCAAGGAGGCCGAGTGCGCGCGCATTCCCGAAGATGCGCGCGCCGCCGGCGCGCCGGTTGGCTGGGTTCGCTAG